Proteins encoded by one window of Chromobacterium violaceum ATCC 12472:
- the ubiE gene encoding bifunctional demethylmenaquinone methyltransferase/2-methoxy-6-polyprenyl-1,4-benzoquinol methylase UbiE encodes MDKTTHFGYKTVAESEKAGKVAEVFHSVASKYDVMNDLMSGGLHRVWKHFTLTTSGVRAGDKVLDIAGGTGDLSRGWAKRVGKTGEVWLTDINSSMLTVGRDRLLDEGVILPVSLADAEKLPFPDNYFDAVSVAFGLRNMTHKDAALKEMCRVLKPGGKLFVLEFSKVWKPLSPFYDFYSFKALPIMGKLVANDADSYQYLAESIRMHPDQETLKQMMLDAGFGKVDYHNLTGGVVALHKGVKF; translated from the coding sequence ATGGATAAGACCACGCATTTCGGTTACAAGACCGTGGCGGAAAGCGAGAAGGCCGGCAAGGTGGCCGAAGTCTTCCACTCGGTGGCCAGTAAGTACGACGTGATGAACGACCTGATGTCCGGCGGCCTGCACCGGGTGTGGAAGCATTTCACGCTGACCACCTCCGGCGTGCGCGCCGGCGACAAGGTGCTGGACATCGCCGGCGGCACCGGCGACCTGTCGCGCGGTTGGGCCAAGCGCGTGGGCAAGACCGGCGAGGTATGGCTGACCGACATCAACAGCTCGATGCTGACCGTGGGCCGCGACCGCCTGCTGGACGAAGGCGTGATCCTGCCGGTGTCGCTGGCCGACGCGGAGAAGCTGCCGTTCCCGGACAACTATTTCGACGCGGTGTCGGTGGCCTTCGGCCTGCGCAACATGACGCACAAGGACGCGGCGCTGAAGGAGATGTGCCGCGTGCTGAAGCCGGGCGGCAAGCTGTTCGTGCTGGAGTTCTCCAAGGTGTGGAAGCCGCTGTCGCCGTTCTACGACTTCTATTCCTTCAAGGCGCTGCCCATCATGGGCAAGCTGGTGGCGAACGACGCCGACAGCTACCAGTACCTGGCCGAATCCATCCGCATGCACCCAGATCAGGAGACGCTGAAGCAGATGATGCTGGACGCGGGCTTCGGCAAGGTGGACTACCATAATCTGACCGGCGGCGTTGTTGCGCTGCACAAGGGCGTCAAGTTCTGA
- the aroQ gene encoding type II 3-dehydroquinate dehydratase, with the protein MKNRSLALSQSILVLHGPNLNLLGVREPQHYGRDTLDDINRRLTQQAKAAGFSLSALQSNAEHILIERIHQCLDDGTAFILINPAAFTHTSVALRDALAAVKVPFIEVHLSNVHAREPFRQHSYFSDLALGVICGLGAHGYELALAHAMRHLSAQA; encoded by the coding sequence ATGAAAAACAGGAGCCTGGCCTTGAGCCAATCCATCCTCGTGCTGCACGGCCCCAACCTCAATCTTCTCGGGGTGCGGGAACCACAACACTACGGCCGGGACACCCTTGACGACATCAACCGGCGGCTGACTCAGCAAGCCAAGGCGGCGGGCTTTTCCCTGTCCGCGCTGCAGAGCAACGCCGAACACATACTGATAGAACGCATACACCAATGCCTGGATGACGGCACCGCCTTCATCCTGATCAATCCGGCGGCGTTCACCCACACCAGCGTCGCGCTGCGCGACGCGCTGGCCGCGGTGAAGGTTCCGTTCATTGAAGTACATCTATCCAACGTCCACGCCCGCGAACCGTTCCGCCAGCACTCGTACTTTTCCGATCTGGCGCTCGGCGTAATCTGCGGTCTGGGCGCCCATGGCTACGAACTGGCGCTTGCGCACGCGATGCGACACCTGTCCGCGCAAGCCTGA
- the prmA gene encoding 50S ribosomal protein L11 methyltransferase, protein MAWLQATIDSDSAVAERLADALMDAGALSTAIEDAWAGTDKEQPIFGEPGEPVDQLWSQSRIITLFDESADVALLIAAAANACQLAMPAYSVERVEEQDWVRLTQSQFEPIRISDRLWITPTWHEAPAPNAVNLQLDPGLAFGTGSHPTTRLCLQWLDKQLQGNESVLDYGCGSGILAIAALKLGAASAVGIDIDQQAVRASQDNAEQNGVKADFFLPNANPAAQYDVVLANILANPLRMLGDLLASHVKTGGRIVLSGILAEQADELSAIYSQWFEMDPPVFDEGWTRLTGTRRAAV, encoded by the coding sequence ATGGCATGGTTGCAAGCCACCATTGACTCCGACTCCGCTGTCGCCGAGCGTCTGGCCGACGCGCTGATGGACGCCGGCGCCCTGTCCACCGCGATCGAGGACGCCTGGGCCGGCACCGACAAGGAACAGCCCATCTTCGGCGAGCCCGGCGAGCCGGTGGACCAGCTGTGGAGCCAGAGCCGCATCATCACGCTGTTCGACGAGAGCGCCGACGTGGCGCTCTTGATCGCCGCCGCGGCCAACGCCTGCCAGCTGGCCATGCCGGCCTACAGCGTCGAGCGCGTCGAAGAGCAGGACTGGGTGCGGCTGACGCAATCCCAGTTCGAGCCGATCCGCATCTCCGACCGGCTGTGGATCACCCCCACCTGGCACGAGGCGCCGGCTCCCAACGCGGTCAACCTGCAGCTGGACCCGGGCCTCGCCTTCGGCACCGGCAGCCATCCGACTACCCGCCTGTGCCTGCAATGGCTGGACAAGCAGCTGCAGGGCAATGAAAGCGTGCTCGACTACGGCTGCGGCTCCGGCATCCTGGCCATCGCCGCGCTGAAGCTGGGCGCGGCCTCCGCCGTCGGCATCGACATCGACCAGCAGGCGGTGCGCGCCAGCCAGGACAATGCCGAGCAGAACGGCGTGAAGGCGGATTTCTTCCTGCCCAACGCCAATCCCGCCGCCCAGTACGACGTGGTGCTGGCCAACATCCTGGCCAATCCGCTGCGCATGTTGGGCGACCTGCTGGCAAGCCATGTGAAAACCGGTGGTAGAATCGTGCTTTCCGGCATCCTCGCCGAACAGGCCGACGAACTGTCCGCCATCTACAGCCAATGGTTCGAGATGGACCCGCCGGTGTTCGACGAAGGATGGACTAGACTGACAGGAACCCGACGCGCCGCCGTATGA
- a CDS encoding gamma-butyrobetaine hydroxylase-like domain-containing protein, which produces MSGLAPDAAQPVEIQLHQVSKILEIAFDDGARFELPCEYLRVYSPSAEVRGHGVGQETLQTGKMHVGITALEPVGHYALKITFDDGHDSGLYSWTYLYELGAKRGQYWQQYLDKLAAAGASRE; this is translated from the coding sequence ATGTCAGGACTTGCCCCCGACGCCGCCCAGCCGGTGGAAATCCAGCTGCACCAGGTGTCCAAGATATTGGAGATCGCCTTCGACGACGGCGCCCGTTTCGAGCTGCCGTGCGAATACCTGCGCGTCTACTCGCCGTCGGCCGAAGTGCGCGGCCACGGCGTGGGCCAGGAAACGCTGCAGACCGGCAAGATGCATGTCGGCATCACGGCGCTGGAGCCGGTCGGCCATTACGCGCTGAAGATCACCTTCGACGACGGCCACGACAGCGGCCTCTACAGCTGGACCTATCTATACGAGCTGGGCGCCAAGCGCGGCCAGTATTGGCAGCAATACCTGGACAAGCTCGCCGCCGCCGGCGCGAGCAGGGAGTGA
- the accC gene encoding acetyl-CoA carboxylase biotin carboxylase subunit translates to MFEKILIANRGEIALRIQRACREMGIKTVVVHSEADREAKYVKLADESVCIGPAPSAKSYLNVPALIAAAEVTDAQAIHPGYGFLSENADFAERVEQSGFVFIGPRPDTIRMMGDKVSAKHAMIEAGVPCVPGSDGALPDDPAEIVKIAKKIGFPVIIKAAGGGGGRGMRVVHTEGALINSVQMTRTEAGAAFGNPTVYMEKFLELPRHIEIQILADEYGNAIYLGERDCSMQRRHQKIIEEAPAPGITDKQRQKIGEACAEACRRIGYRGAGTFEFLYENGEFYFIEMNTRVQVEHPVTEMITGVDIVQEQIRIAAGEKLRYKQKDIVLAGHAMECRINAEDPFTFVPSPGKIESYHPAGGPGIRIDSHIYQGYTVPSHYDSMVGKLIAYGDTRDQAMARMRVALSEMAISGIKTNIPLHQELFLDAAFQRGGTSIHYLEHRLQQKKGEA, encoded by the coding sequence ATGTTCGAAAAAATTCTGATCGCCAACCGTGGTGAAATCGCGCTGCGCATTCAACGCGCCTGCCGTGAAATGGGCATCAAGACCGTGGTCGTGCACTCCGAAGCCGACCGCGAAGCCAAATACGTGAAGCTGGCCGACGAATCGGTCTGCATCGGCCCCGCGCCGTCGGCCAAGAGCTACCTCAACGTGCCGGCGCTGATCGCCGCCGCCGAGGTCACCGACGCCCAGGCCATCCACCCCGGCTACGGCTTCCTGTCGGAAAACGCCGACTTCGCCGAGCGCGTCGAGCAGTCCGGCTTCGTGTTCATCGGCCCGCGCCCCGACACCATCCGCATGATGGGCGACAAGGTGTCGGCCAAGCACGCGATGATCGAGGCCGGCGTGCCCTGCGTGCCTGGCTCCGACGGCGCGCTGCCGGACGACCCGGCCGAAATCGTCAAGATCGCCAAGAAGATCGGCTTCCCGGTCATCATCAAGGCGGCTGGCGGCGGCGGCGGCCGCGGCATGCGCGTGGTCCACACCGAGGGCGCGCTGATCAACTCGGTGCAGATGACCCGCACCGAAGCCGGCGCCGCGTTCGGCAATCCCACCGTGTACATGGAAAAATTCCTGGAGTTGCCGCGCCACATCGAAATCCAGATCCTGGCCGACGAATACGGCAACGCCATCTACCTGGGCGAGCGCGACTGCTCGATGCAGCGCCGCCACCAGAAGATCATCGAGGAGGCGCCGGCGCCCGGCATCACCGACAAGCAACGCCAGAAGATCGGCGAAGCCTGCGCCGAAGCCTGCCGCCGCATCGGCTACCGCGGCGCCGGCACCTTCGAATTCCTGTACGAGAACGGCGAGTTCTACTTCATCGAAATGAACACCCGCGTGCAGGTGGAGCACCCGGTGACCGAAATGATCACCGGCGTGGACATCGTGCAGGAGCAGATCCGCATCGCTGCGGGCGAGAAACTGCGCTATAAGCAAAAGGACATCGTGCTCGCCGGCCACGCGATGGAATGCCGCATCAATGCCGAGGACCCGTTCACCTTCGTGCCGTCCCCGGGCAAGATCGAGAGCTACCACCCGGCCGGCGGCCCCGGCATCCGCATCGATTCGCACATCTACCAGGGCTACACCGTGCCCTCGCACTACGATTCGATGGTGGGCAAGCTGATCGCCTACGGCGACACCCGCGACCAGGCGATGGCGCGGATGCGCGTGGCGCTGTCGGAGATGGCGATCTCCGGCATCAAGACCAACATCCCGCTGCACCAGGAGCTGTTCCTGGATGCGGCCTTCCAGCGCGGCGGCACCAGCATCCATTACCTGGAGCACCGGCTGCAGCAGAAGAAAGGGGAAGCCTGA
- the accB gene encoding acetyl-CoA carboxylase biotin carboxyl carrier protein, whose amino-acid sequence MDLRKLKKLIDLVEESGIAELEVTEGEEKVRITRVSSTPQAFAQPVAQMYAAPAAAPAAAPAAAAPAAAPAADTQNAMKSPMVGTFYRSPSPGAKSFIEVGQSVNAGDTLCIIEAMKLMNEIEADRSGVVKAILVEDGQPVEYGEPLFVIE is encoded by the coding sequence ATGGACCTGCGTAAACTGAAAAAACTGATCGACCTGGTCGAAGAGTCCGGCATCGCCGAACTGGAAGTGACCGAGGGCGAGGAAAAAGTCCGCATCACCCGCGTATCCTCCACCCCGCAAGCGTTCGCGCAACCGGTGGCCCAGATGTACGCCGCCCCGGCTGCCGCGCCCGCCGCCGCCCCGGCTGCGGCCGCCCCGGCTGCCGCGCCCGCCGCCGACACCCAGAACGCGATGAAGTCGCCGATGGTCGGCACCTTCTACCGCTCGCCGAGCCCGGGCGCCAAGTCCTTCATCGAAGTGGGCCAGAGCGTCAACGCCGGCGACACGCTGTGCATCATCGAAGCGATGAAGCTGATGAACGAGATCGAAGCCGACCGTTCCGGCGTGGTCAAGGCCATCCTGGTGGAAGACGGCCAGCCGGTGGAATACGGCGAACCGCTGTTCGTCATCGAGTAA
- the queA gene encoding tRNA preQ1(34) S-adenosylmethionine ribosyltransferase-isomerase QueA produces the protein MQLSDFDYHLPEALIAQHPPAERGASRLLHVDGMTLSDLSFADLPSRLQAGDLLVFNDTRVIRARLFGEKASGGKVEALIERVLDDHTALAHVRASKSPKPGSRLIFAGRWEAEMVERHDSMFKLRFLAEENVYDILEASGKLPLPPYIERSAEHDDDERYQTVYAREQGAVAAPTAGLHFTDAMLATLQAQGIATAFVTLHVGAGTFQPVKVDNVAEHKMHSEIYDIPQATVDAIAAARARGGRVVAVGTTSVRALESAARHGELKAGRGETDIFITPGYRFRVVDRLLTNFHLPKSTLLMLVSAFAGYDEIFQAYRHAVEKEYRFFSYGDAMLLEKKV, from the coding sequence ATGCAGCTTTCCGATTTCGACTACCACCTGCCCGAGGCGCTGATCGCCCAGCACCCGCCGGCCGAGCGCGGCGCCAGCCGCTTGTTGCACGTAGACGGCATGACGCTGTCCGATCTGAGTTTCGCCGATTTGCCGTCCCGGCTGCAAGCCGGCGACCTGTTGGTGTTCAACGACACCCGCGTCATCCGCGCCCGCCTGTTTGGCGAGAAAGCCAGCGGCGGCAAGGTGGAAGCCTTGATCGAGCGCGTGCTGGACGATCACACGGCGCTGGCGCATGTCCGCGCGTCCAAGTCGCCCAAACCGGGCAGCCGGCTGATTTTCGCCGGCCGCTGGGAAGCGGAGATGGTGGAGCGCCACGATTCGATGTTCAAGCTGCGCTTCCTGGCCGAAGAGAATGTCTACGATATTCTGGAGGCGTCTGGCAAGCTGCCGCTGCCGCCTTATATCGAACGCAGCGCCGAGCACGACGACGACGAGCGCTACCAGACCGTCTACGCCCGCGAGCAGGGCGCGGTGGCGGCGCCGACCGCCGGCCTGCACTTTACCGATGCGATGCTGGCGACGCTGCAGGCGCAGGGCATCGCCACCGCCTTCGTCACGCTGCATGTCGGCGCCGGCACCTTCCAGCCGGTGAAGGTGGACAATGTGGCCGAGCACAAGATGCACAGCGAGATCTACGACATCCCGCAGGCGACGGTGGACGCCATCGCCGCCGCCCGCGCCCGCGGCGGCCGGGTGGTGGCCGTCGGCACCACCAGCGTGCGCGCGCTGGAATCGGCCGCGCGGCATGGCGAACTGAAAGCGGGACGCGGCGAGACCGACATCTTCATCACGCCAGGCTACCGCTTCCGCGTGGTGGACCGCCTGCTGACCAATTTCCACCTGCCGAAATCGACGCTGCTGATGCTGGTGTCGGCCTTCGCCGGCTACGACGAGATTTTCCAGGCTTACCGCCACGCGGTGGAGAAGGAATACCGTTTCTTCAGCTATGGCGACGCGATGTTGTTGGAAAAGAAGGTCTGA
- a CDS encoding LysR family transcriptional regulator — MDRFSEIRAFVCVAELGSFVAAAERLELSRAMVTKLVAALENRLGVRLMHRTTRKLSLTEAGETYLAQAGSLLGELDELDALLSHGASEPVGRLRVSAPVSFGMRYLGRIIGGFHQRHPQIEVELNLNDRRVDLVEEGFDLALRVSNLSDSSLVARKLAQVEDLLAASPDYLARRGTPQGPEELAGHQCLLYALTAQPNVWDYQAPDGTQGRVKVKGGLKANNGDVLTDAAVHGMGIVLQPRFLLEEELADGRLVPVLPGYHWHCLDLSVVYPVRRHVPGKVRVFVEYLAEFFLI; from the coding sequence ATGGATAGATTCTCCGAGATACGCGCCTTCGTTTGCGTGGCCGAGTTAGGCAGCTTCGTCGCGGCGGCGGAAAGGCTGGAGCTGTCGCGCGCGATGGTGACCAAGCTGGTGGCCGCGCTGGAGAACCGGCTGGGCGTGAGGCTGATGCACCGCACCACGCGCAAGCTGTCGCTGACCGAAGCCGGCGAAACGTATCTGGCCCAGGCGGGCAGCCTGCTGGGCGAGCTGGACGAGCTGGACGCGCTGCTGTCCCACGGCGCCAGCGAGCCGGTGGGCAGGCTGCGGGTATCGGCGCCGGTGTCGTTCGGCATGCGCTACCTGGGGCGCATCATCGGCGGCTTTCACCAGCGGCATCCGCAGATCGAGGTGGAGCTCAATCTGAACGACCGCCGCGTGGACCTGGTGGAAGAGGGGTTCGACCTGGCGCTCAGGGTATCCAACCTCAGCGACTCTTCGCTGGTGGCGCGCAAGCTCGCGCAAGTGGAGGATTTGCTGGCCGCGTCGCCGGACTATCTGGCGCGGCGCGGCACGCCGCAGGGGCCGGAGGAGCTGGCGGGCCACCAATGCCTGCTGTACGCGCTGACCGCCCAGCCCAATGTCTGGGACTACCAGGCGCCGGACGGGACCCAGGGCCGGGTGAAAGTGAAGGGCGGGCTCAAGGCCAACAACGGCGACGTGCTGACCGACGCCGCCGTGCACGGCATGGGCATCGTGCTGCAGCCGCGCTTTCTGCTGGAGGAGGAGCTGGCCGACGGCCGGCTGGTGCCGGTGCTGCCCGGCTACCATTGGCATTGCCTGGACCTGTCGGTGGTGTATCCGGTGCGACGCCACGTGCCGGGCAAGGTCAGGGTGTTCGTCGAATACTTGGCGGAGTTTTTTTTGATATGA
- a CDS encoding DUF3426 domain-containing protein, with the protein MTYTTQCPNCQTRFKVNDSQLAAADGLVRCGRCSHVFKAPDHFVVTRPAPEPVPAAPPAFHAPAERDPMDDFELEVPDFDPQAQQAEVHILPEPAAAPQARPAAPIHAEAPAAPQEDVEAFQRALSEAMQNRHISTPIGNPFDDPEPAPAPEPEVFGSRRRAEATHAEEVRPSRAEPEDEPLFTDADAVEEEAARAHKPAGPWLNGLLAALAAIGVLFLAAQLVYINRTRIAAEVPESRPTLESLCRALDCEVPWPTDIARIRTEWSELAFVPDYPNLIQLSATLKNHAQYPQAYPMLEVTLKDSDDQVLIRKVFAPKEYLKPDDLKLGRFNGNSEVKVTMRLDAGKVHAMGYSLYWFYP; encoded by the coding sequence ATGACATACACGACACAGTGCCCCAACTGCCAGACCCGATTCAAGGTCAATGACAGCCAGTTAGCAGCCGCCGATGGACTGGTGCGCTGCGGGCGCTGTTCGCATGTGTTCAAGGCGCCGGATCATTTCGTCGTCACCCGGCCGGCGCCCGAGCCGGTCCCGGCCGCGCCGCCGGCGTTTCACGCGCCCGCCGAGCGCGACCCGATGGACGACTTCGAGCTGGAAGTGCCGGACTTTGATCCGCAAGCCCAGCAGGCAGAGGTCCATATCCTGCCGGAGCCGGCCGCCGCGCCGCAGGCGCGCCCCGCCGCGCCGATTCACGCCGAAGCCCCGGCCGCGCCGCAGGAAGACGTCGAGGCCTTCCAGCGCGCCCTGTCCGAGGCGATGCAGAACCGACATATCTCCACGCCGATAGGCAACCCCTTCGACGATCCGGAGCCGGCCCCGGCGCCCGAGCCCGAAGTGTTCGGCAGCCGCCGGCGCGCCGAAGCGACGCATGCCGAGGAGGTGCGCCCCTCGCGGGCGGAACCGGAAGACGAGCCGCTGTTCACCGACGCCGACGCGGTGGAGGAAGAGGCGGCCCGCGCCCACAAGCCGGCTGGCCCCTGGCTGAACGGCCTGCTGGCCGCGCTGGCGGCGATCGGCGTGCTGTTCCTCGCCGCCCAGCTGGTCTACATCAACCGCACGCGCATCGCGGCGGAAGTGCCGGAATCCCGGCCGACGCTGGAGAGCCTGTGCCGGGCGCTGGACTGCGAGGTGCCGTGGCCGACCGACATCGCGCGCATCCGCACCGAATGGTCGGAGCTCGCCTTCGTGCCCGACTACCCCAACCTGATCCAGCTGTCGGCGACGCTGAAGAACCACGCGCAATACCCCCAGGCCTATCCGATGCTGGAAGTCACGCTGAAGGACAGCGACGACCAGGTGCTGATCCGCAAGGTGTTCGCGCCCAAGGAATACCTGAAGCCGGACGACCTCAAGCTGGGGCGCTTCAATGGCAACAGCGAAGTCAAAGTCACCATGCGGCTGGATGCCGGCAAGGTGCATGCGATGGGCTACAGCTTGTACTGGTTCTACCCCTGA